From one Lolium rigidum isolate FL_2022 unplaced genomic scaffold, APGP_CSIRO_Lrig_0.1 contig_60060_1, whole genome shotgun sequence genomic stretch:
- the LOC124681919 gene encoding uncharacterized protein LOC124681919, whose protein sequence is MGESSSEEAGAGGADKMGRDNGISRAVADDDTALLLSAVESFRNEALGRLRKGSEASRILDQEMSTRLLHLACRHDAVECVRLLLDGGHGITAAPVDARDQLMRTPLHIAAETHSARCIQLLLSRNARTDLRVVDGRPLIALEVALMSRRVQVDWSLDNSLDDLLASLQQKDLKAVRLLAEKTREVGEVAYRYAMEGRVAALAMLLLVAENKISATVSVVIEGVRTKRSIYNSVVDEVLSIGDASARDGNERRKALLCEIQLLNQFGASSWRDLNIDRRTLPPLLRAAKVGDMSVTKMLLMGDVDVNETDPEGNTALHWCISSSSSTQEPRIVWLLLKSGARVFQGNKLGLTPVHSAAAKGNYKALQSLLLHAQDCVDIPSKTKETPLFLAVKNGSLSCVQLLLRSGANPKAQNLRKQRPIDVATSQDMRFVLNSANVAPLNNGSLEKNRAMKKERRKELLDDDFNYYENDDSYESYTTTKTSGHRDFRTSKSKSQSGTKQGPKLSRHNDHWEKHDYTRKIFVGGLPPSVDNAYLSKFFAAEFGPVEEAIVILLKMDNQIQSRGFGFVKFQREKDMMRAKEAHHVYMLGRRVEIKDAVARPFLPELQRGTSLRHSVRESPRGTYSEMEDELADEQYYIGKRRPLPEKCLPSWFFIFRKWLPGFLVEAAERYGERYPLCSVKTDFRSICRMELDHAALGYPKLSDFMRSLPGICRMRVAPVGKGPATHMVLLPPVSRPKYVPLLEPYSFDHDELPESVSDHQSPRSPLSPNITDDSHNTDGQHGDVSSESNVQSQHDDEYSRSNAESPRDSDSTSNGSLLDEITVSTTKLNLIKLPTRKPDLIVCGPSGPLPGKAETGASRKPDLAESAPIRKLDLVEPGTPTKLDLVEPVAARKLDLVESRPRNPDLLETGLARKLELIESRPTTCFVDHPVERAAVTPSSRKTEMKFSFFQSQWDMYLTPHPKSDYCIICRSCEAAMELVPCLHKICVACMMRCNVRACMTCGTAVSGVKSSPTLDTKCRQGVTERASDQKCQLMVVCSGADAIVKCSPCMHTIACRGCLLASVTLLKNCTVCDGMIEHFKFG, encoded by the exons ATGGGAGAG AGTTCAAGTGAGGAAGCCGGCGCGGGCGGGGCGGACAAGATGGGGCGAGACAACGGCATCTCCCGTGCCGTGGCAGACGACGACACCGCTCTGCTCCTCTCGGCGGTCGAGAGCTTCAGGAACGAGGCGCTGGGGAGGCTCCGCAAGGGCTCTGAAGCCTCGAGGATCCTTGACCAGGAGATGTCCACCAGGCTTCTCCACCTCGCCTGCAGGCACGACGCGGTGGAGTGCGTGAGGCTCCTCCTCGATGGAGGCCACGGGATCACCGCGGCCCCCGTCGACGCGAGGGACCAGCTGATGCGGACGCCGCTGCACATCGCCGCCGAGACGCACTCGGCGAGGTGCATTCAGCTGCTCCTCTCCAGGAATGCCCGGACCGACTTGAGGGTGGTCGATGGCAGGCCCCTTATCGCCCTCGAGGTCGCCCTGATGAGCAGAAG GGTGCAAGTTGATTGGTCACTGGACAACTCACTCGATGACCTCCTGGCTTCTCTGCAACAAAAG GACCTAAAGGCAGTGAGGCTTCTGGCAGAGAAAACCAGAGAGGTTGGGGAGGTAGCTTACAGATACGCCATGGAGGGGCGTGTCGCTGCACTGGCCATGCTGCTTCTGGTAGCTGAAAACAAGATATCGGCCACGGTGAGCGTGGTGATAGAAGGAGTCAGGACAAAGAGGTCAATTTACAACTCTGTCGTGGACGAGGTTCTGTCAATTGGAGATGCTTCAGCTAGAGATGGTAATGAAAGGAGGAAAGCATTACTCTGTGAGATTCAGCTACTTAACCAATTCGGGGCCTCGTCATGGAGGGACCTAAACATTGACAGGAGAACCTTACCCCCTCTACTTAGGGCTGCCAAG GTTGGAGATATGAGTGTCACAAAGATGCTTCTTATGGGGGATGTTGATGTCAATGAAACCGACCCGGAAGGAAACACAGCACTTCACTGGTGCATTAGTAGTAGCTCAAGCACACAGGAGCCAAG GATTGTGTGGCTCCTGCTGAAGAGTGGTGCCAGAGTTTTCCAGGGTAACAAACTCGGTCTCACACCAGTGCACAGCGCTGCAGCAAAGGGAAATTACAAGGCTCTTCAG TCACTTCTGCTTCATGCACAAGATTGCGTTGATATACCTTCCAAGACCAAGGAAACCCCATTATTCCTTGCAGTGAAGAATGGTTCTTTGAGCTGTGTACAGCTTCTTCTGCGGTCTGGGGCTAACCCCAAAGCCCAGAACCTACG AAAACAAAGACCAATAGACGTTGCGACATCCCAGGACATGCGTTTTGTTCTCAACTCTGCAAATGTGGCACCAT TGAACAATGGCTCACTGGAAAAGAACCGCGCGATGAAAAAGGAAAGGCGCAAAGAGCTACTGGATGATGATTTCAATTATTATGAAAATGATGATTCTTATGAAAG CTATACCACTACAAAGACATCTGGTCACCGGGACTTTCGGACCAGCAAAAGTAAGAGCCAGAGTGGTACAAAACAAGGTCCTAAGTTATCTCGG CATAATGATCATTGGGAGAAGCATGACTACACTCGCAAAATCTTTGTTGGGGGCCTCCCACCTTCTGTAGACAATG CATACCTTAGCAAATTCTTCGCCGCTGAATTTGGACCTGTGGAGGAAGCAATCGTCATTTTGCTGAAGATGGATAACCAGATACAGTCCCGGGGCTTTGGCTTTGTAAAATTCCAGAGAGAGAAGGATATGATGAGAGCAAAGGAAGCTCATCATGTCTATATGCTTGGGAGGAGAGTGGAGATAAAGGATGCTGTTGCTAGACCATTCTTGCCTGAACTCCAAAGAGGGACTTCTTTAAGGCACAGTGTCCGTGAGTCCCCTAGAGGAACTTATAGTGAGATGGAGGATGAACTAGCAGATGAGCAATATTACATTGGTAAGCGGCGGCCACTGCCAGAGAAGTGCCTCCCATCTTGGTTCTTCATATTCAGGAAGTGGTTGCCAGGATTTCTTGTGGAAGCAGCCGAACGGTATGGAGAGAGGTACCCATTATGCTCTGTGAAGACTGATTTCAGATCAATTTGCAGAATGGAGCTTGATCATGCAGCACTTGGTTATCCTAAGCTAAGTGACTTCATGCGCTCCCTCCCTGGCATCTGCAGGATGCGTGTAGCCCCTGTAGGAAAAGGCCCTGCAACACACATGGTCCTTCTGCCACCGGTCTCACGACCAAAGTATGTACCCTTGCTAGAGCCGTACTCCTTTGATCATGACGAGCTCCCAGAATCAGTGTCAGATCATCAGTCTCCAAGATCACCACTTTCTCCCAATATCACTGatgactctcataatactgacggCCAGCATGGTGATGTGTCCAGTGAGAGTAATGTTCAGAGCCAGCatgatgatgagtacagcagaagCAATGCTGAAAGCCCGCGGGATAGTGATTCCACCTCCAATGGTAGCTTACTTGATGAGATTACTGTCAGTACAACAAAGCTTAATTTGATCAAGCTACCTACAAGAAAGCCTGATTTGATTGTTTGTGGGCCT TCTGGACCTCTTCCTGGAAAAGCTGAAACAGGGGCATCAAGGAAGCCTGATTTAGCTGAGTCTGCACCAATAAGGAAGCTTGATTTGGTTGAGCCTGGAACTCCTACGAAGCTTGATTTGGTTGAGCCTGTAGCTGCAAGGAAGCTTGACTTGGTTGAGTCCAGACCTAGGAATCCTGATTTGCTTGAGACTGGACTTGCAAGGAAGCTTGAGTTGATTGAATCCAGACCTACAACATGCTTTGTTGATCATCCAGTTGAAAGGGCAGCAGTAACTCCAAGCAGCCGCAAGACTGAAATGAAATTCTCATTCTTCCAATCCCAGTGGGACATGTACCTA ACTCCACATCCCAAGAGTGATTACTGCATCATATGTCGCTCCTGTGAAGCCGCGATGGAGCTTGTCCCATGCCTTCATAAGATATGTGTTGCATGCATGATGAGGTGCAATGTCAGGGCATGCATGACCTGCGGCACTGCTGTAAGTGGAGTCAAGTCTTCCCCGACGCTGGACACAAAATGCCGACAG GGAGTTACGGAGCGCGCCTCAGATCAAAAGTGCCAGTTGATGGTTGTGTGCAGTGGAGCCGATGCAATTGTGAAATGCTCTCCCTGTATGCACACCATCgcttgccgaggctgcctccttgCTTCAGTGACACTGCTCAAGAACTGCACAGTCTGCGACGGCATGATTGAGCACTTCAAGTTTGGTTGA